A window of Streptomyces broussonetiae genomic DNA:
CGGCTGCTGGACGACACGGACCTGACGGTGGCCGATGTGGCGTTCGCGTCCGGCTTCGGCAGCGTACGGCAGTTCAACCGGGACATGCGGCTGGTGTTCCTGGCCTCGCCGCTGGAACTGCGCAGCCGGCGCCGGCGTACGGACCGGCTCGTGGCGGACGGCGGGCTGGAGATGCGGCTGCCGTTCGCACCGCCGCTGCACTGGCCGGGGCTCCTGGCGCTCCTCGCGGAGCGGGCCGTACCGGGCGTGGAGTCGGTGGCGCAGGGCGTGTATCGGCGCACGATCAGCCTGGACGGCGAGGCCGGCCTGCTGGAAGTACGCGCGGGCGGCGCGGACCACCTGCTGCTGCGGGCCCATCTGCCGTTCTGGGAAGGGCTGATCCACGTGGTCGAACGCATCGGCCGGATCTTCGGCGTGGACGCGGACGTAGCCCCGGCCGAGACCGCCCTGGCCGCTGATCCGGTGATCGGCCCCCTGATCGCGGCCCGCCCCGGGCTCCGGGTGCCGGGCGCCTGGGGAGCCTTCGAGATCGCCGCAGACGCCGTACTGCGCCAGTACGCCGCAGGGCCGCGGGTCCGGCAGCAGATGGCCGCGCTGGCCGAGGTCGCCGGACAGCCGGTTCCCGGGATCGGACACGGCCTGACCCGCCTCTTCCCGTCCGCCGAGACGGTCGCCGTGACCGACCTGGAGGGCGTCGGCCTGTCGGCGCAGCCGGCGCGCGCGCTCAGGGCACTGGCCCTCGCCGTCGCAGCGGACGACACGCTCCTCGACGGCGGCTCGGCCCTGGCGGACCTCGTACCCGCCCTGGGAGCCGTCCCGGGAGTGACCGAGGACACCGCCCAACGGATCGCGCTGCGCCTGGGCCACGGCGACGCCTTCCCGGCCGCGACGACCGCGGCGCACGCGGACGCGGCCGTCGCCGCGTGGCGGCCCTGGCGTGCCTTCGCCGCGACCCACCTGGCGGTGGCGGAACTCTCCGCGGTGACGGCCTGATCGCGCCGGGACCCCCAGCGCCGCCACCAACACCAACACCAACACCCTCTCCACCGAAGGGATCGATGATGAACTCCGCCCAGCGAGAACTGGCCGCCGCCCTGCGCTCGTTGCACACCCCCTGCGACGGCCGGGCACTGGTGCTGCCCAATGCCTGGGACGCCGCGAGCGCGGCGCTGATCGCACGGGCGGGCGCCCGCGCGATCGCGACGACCAGCGCAGGCGTCTCCTGGTCGGCCGGCCGGCCCGACGGCCACGGCCTGACCCGGGAGGAGACGGCTCAGGCCGTGCGCCGGATCGTCGACGTGGTCGACGTACCGGTGAGCGCCGACATCGAAGGCGGCTACGGCCCCGGCGCCGACGACGTCGCCGTCACCGTCCGCGCGGTGATCGCGGCCGGTGCGGTCGGCGTCAACCTCGAGGACTCGCTCGCACCGGGCGGCCCGCTCCACGACGTGCCCGCCCAGGCCGTACGCCTGCGCGCGGCCCGCTCCGCCACCGAGGAGGCAGGGTTGGCGGACGTGTGGATCAACGCGCGCACGGATGTGTTCCTGTTCGGCATCGGCGCTCCGCAGGACCGCCTGGACGCCGTGCTCCGCCGGGCCAAGGCCTATGCCGAGGCGGGCGCCGACAGCCTGTTCGTCCCCGGCCTGGTGGACCTGGACACCGTGGCCGAGCTGGTCCGCCGCAGCCCGCTGCCGGTCAACGTCATGACAGGGCCGGGCGCACCGTCGGTGACCGCTTTCGAGGCAGTCGGCGTCCGCCGCGTCAGCGTGGGCACCGCACTCGCCCAGACCGCGTACGGGGCCCTCCAGCGCGCCGCCGCAGAGTTGCTGGACGCGGGCACGTACGACGCGATGGCGGGCGCGGCGGACTTCGGCACGGTCAACGGCGCTGTCGCCACGGAGCGCTGAGGCGCTCTCCGCATTGCCCCGATGGGAGTACCGGCTTGTTACCCACTTTCGGGTGGCCGAGTGGGGGCTGCACGGCGTACGGGCCCGAAAGAGCACCGAAATGCCGTTTTCAGAACATAAATGGTCATTGCATCCGAGAGTCATGGATTGCTGCTGGATCTGTAATGCGATGCGGGTTTCCCGTACAAAGCCGGGCGAAGGTTGCAAGGTGTGGATGTGCGGCCAATCGGCCGCACACCGCACCAACGCGTTTCCTCGCGAAGGGGGACTTCGTGTCCGATTCTTCTTCCGTCCGTCGTGTGACCGCCGCCGCTGCCGTGGCCGCCGTCATGGTGGGTGCCACGGCGCTCCCGGCGGCGGCCGCCGGTCAGCACCAGGGCCGGCTGCACCACGGCGTGGTGTACATCAGTGGTGTGCGGAACGACGGGCTGAGCCGGGTCGACCACTCCAACAGCACGCTGAACAAGCAGTGGGTGGCCGTCACGAACGGCTCGCGCCGGGTGGTGAACCTGGACCACTGGACGCTGTCCGACGCGGAAGGTCACACCTACACCTTCCGCCACGTACGGCTCGCGGGCCGGGCCACCGTCCGCGTCCACACCGGTGTCGGCCATGACAGCCGGACCGACCTGTACCAGGACCGCCGCCTGCGCGTGTGGAACCACAACAGCGACACCGCGACCC
This region includes:
- a CDS encoding bifunctional transcriptional activator/DNA repair enzyme AdaA; this translates as MTTYSAVVTTGIYCRPGCGARPLAENVRTFELPAAAEANGFRACLRCRPYRVAGPIAADVPELLCRAVQLIIAGALDADTEAALGARLALSPRHLRRLFTQHLGVTPDQLARSRRAHFARRLLDDTDLTVADVAFASGFGSVRQFNRDMRLVFLASPLELRSRRRRTDRLVADGGLEMRLPFAPPLHWPGLLALLAERAVPGVESVAQGVYRRTISLDGEAGLLEVRAGGADHLLLRAHLPFWEGLIHVVERIGRIFGVDADVAPAETALAADPVIGPLIAARPGLRVPGAWGAFEIAADAVLRQYAAGPRVRQQMAALAEVAGQPVPGIGHGLTRLFPSAETVAVTDLEGVGLSAQPARALRALALAVAADDTLLDGGSALADLVPALGAVPGVTEDTAQRIALRLGHGDAFPAATTAAHADAAVAAWRPWRAFAATHLAVAELSAVTA
- a CDS encoding isocitrate lyase/PEP mutase family protein; protein product: MNSAQRELAAALRSLHTPCDGRALVLPNAWDAASAALIARAGARAIATTSAGVSWSAGRPDGHGLTREETAQAVRRIVDVVDVPVSADIEGGYGPGADDVAVTVRAVIAAGAVGVNLEDSLAPGGPLHDVPAQAVRLRAARSATEEAGLADVWINARTDVFLFGIGAPQDRLDAVLRRAKAYAEAGADSLFVPGLVDLDTVAELVRRSPLPVNVMTGPGAPSVTAFEAVGVRRVSVGTALAQTAYGALQRAAAELLDAGTYDAMAGAADFGTVNGAVATER
- a CDS encoding lamin tail domain-containing protein gives rise to the protein MSDSSSVRRVTAAAAVAAVMVGATALPAAAAGQHQGRLHHGVVYISGVRNDGLSRVDHSNSTLNKQWVAVTNGSRRVVNLDHWTLSDAEGHTYTFRHVRLAGRATVRVHTGVGHDSRTDLYQDRRLRVWNHNSDTATLRDDRGRVMDAVSWGVRDHRRDGAGRHEGAGRHHGDHRR